One window from the genome of Hydra vulgaris chromosome 02, alternate assembly HydraT2T_AEP encodes:
- the LOC136075816 gene encoding uncharacterized protein LOC136075816, which produces MEQRANIKFCVKLEKKFAETYELMKKVYDDDCTSRTQIYTWFTRFKNGREDLKDDLRPGRPESSNRAELVEKVHEIIGIDSNFTTRMLAEELNTTNFSNNYLSQLNKKQRFSKAEYDSIYPSDPIPPRMYGLIKAHKPEKAYPMRIVISTIGTPNYGISNYLVKAIQPILNKNKTRLKNSFDFINKANSWNVDENEVQVSFDVINLYPSIPLKEATLILIDQLNKDDSYRCSTKLTISETKTLIELCLHRCYFLWNNEIHELENSGPIGLSFMVVLAESFLQHHEENAFKIAKTLNPPLDLKTYLRYVNDSHARFSNIQEAEKFKIILNKQHPAIQYTIETENHNKTLNFLDITIINNSKGKYEFKVYRKEAITNIQIKPHSNHDPKILCAIFKGFVHRAYSICSVTHLKNEINFLIQVFNENGYTESQLKSIANQIRKKRYVKNNRIQSENNAFPTVSLPWIPSLSPKLRKIFRKVGYRVVFKSNPNLRTILTCKNKSRLPLNSQPGTYLVECNCSKKYVGETKLQIKTRIQQHQKSLNDGQHHQSAIATHSKFCSEKINWEKIKTLKVETKKFDRKVREALEIQRHQCFPSNGGINLDNGQFVKTKFWTPFFIFLRNEKRSRSTADVS; this is translated from the exons ATGGAACAAAGAgcgaatataaaattttgtgttaaacttgaaaaaaaatttgctgaGACATACGAAttgatgaaaaaagtttatgatgatGATTGTACAAGTCGTACTCAAATTTATACGTGGTTTACACGATTTAAAAATGGTCGTGAGGATTTAAAAGACGATCTGAGGCCAGGTCGTCCAGAATCTAGTAATCGTGCTGAATTGGTGGAAAAAGTCCATGAAATCATTGGTATCGATTCAAATTTTACTACGAGAATGTTGGCTGAGGAattaaatacaa CCAACTTTTCGAACAACTATCTCtcacaacttaataaaaaacaaagattttcaaAAGCAGAATATGACAGTATATATCCAAGTGATCCAATCCCACCTCGTATGTATGGTCTAATTAAGGCTCATAAGCCTGAAAAAGCTTACCCTATGAGAATAGTTATATCAACTATCGGCACACCTAATTATGGAATATCTAACTACTTAGTTAAAGCAATACAAcctatcttaaataaaaataaaacacgtttgaaaaattcttttgattttattaacaaaGCAAACTCATGGAATGTAGACGAAAACGAAGTTCAAGTTTCATTCGATGTAATAAACCTTTATCCATCAATTCCACTTAAAGAAGCTACTTTAATTCTTATAgatcaattaaataaagatgattCCTACAGATGTTCTACCAAGCTTACTATATCAGAAACAAAAACACTTATAGAGCTTTGTTTACATCGTTGCTATTTTTTGTGGAACAACGAGATCCATGAATTGGAGAATTCCGGTCCTATTGGTCTTTCATTCATGGTTGTATTGGCAGAATCTTTTCTGCAACATCACGAAGAAAATGCCTTCAAAATTGCAAAGACATTAAATCCTCCTCTCGACTTAAAAACCTATCTAAGATACGTCAATGACAGCCATGCTAGATTTTCAAACATCCAAGAAGCAgagaaattcaaaataattttaaataaacaacaccCTGCAATACAATACACAATTGAGACAGAAAACCATAACAAAACTCTGAATTTCTTagatataacaataataaataacagcAAAGGTAAGTATGAGTTTAAAGTCTACAGAAAAGAAGCCATtacaaatattcaaataaaaccGCACTCGAATCACGACCCCAAAATTTTATGCGCAATATTCAAAGGTTTTGTTCACAGGGCATACTCCATATGCAGTgttacacatttaaaaaatgagataaactttcttattcaagtttttaatgaaaatgggTACACCGAAAGCCAACTAAAGAGTATTGCAAATCAAATTAGGAAAAAGCGCTACGTAAAGAACAATAGAATTCAATCCGAGAACAATGCTTTCCCAACAGTATCATTACCGTGGATACCTTCACTATCACCAAAGTTAAGGAAAATATTTCGAAAAGTTGGCTATAGagtagtttttaaatcaaatcctAATTTAAGAACAATATTAACATGTAAAAACAAATCTAGATTGCCCCTAAATAGCCAGCCTGGTACATATTTAGTTGAATGCAATTGCTCGAAAAAATATGTTGgtgaaacaaaattacaaattaaaacaagaattcaacaacatcaaaaaagtttaaatgatgGCCAACATCATCAGTCAGCAATTGCAACACATAGCAAGTTTTgctctgaaaaaataaattgggagaaaattaaaactcttaaagttgaaacaaaaaaattcgaCCGTAAAGTACGAGAAGCACTTGAAATACAGAGGCACCAATGTTTCCCATCGAATGGCGGAATAAATCTAGATAATGGGCAgtttgttaaaactaaattttggactccattttttatattcttgcGTAACGAAAAAAGAAGCCGTTCAACTGCTGAcgtcagttaa
- the LOC136075817 gene encoding histone-lysine N-methyltransferase SETMAR-like — MATQPTIIRSCLLYEFKLGRNATQAAKNICTAFGEGTVSERTAQKWFQRFSSGDESIEDLPRSGRPLLVDEDELKDAVESDSSQTCQELAVRFAVSIETIRLHLHAIGKAWKLSRWVPHKLSIDNKKQRLTICTSLLSRHNVEPFLDRLLTCDEKWIVYNNTKRCYHWLSPDDPIPKTPKPNLHERKVLLCIWWTTAGVVHYELLPTGKTITGLVYSAQLQRVHDLLLVKQPALVHRRGVLLLHDNARPHTASVTQDKLQSLGWESLPHPPYSPDLSPTDFHFFISLGNHLKGQQFRDQDAVEMELKAFIDSKDQEFFRSGINKLVLRWEKVLDANGDYFDE; from the coding sequence ATGGCAACCCAACCAACGATTATTCGATCTTGCTTACTTTACGAGTTCAAACTTGGAAGGAATGCAACACAAGCGGCCAAAAACATCTGCACAGCATTTGGAGAAGGTACAGTAAGTGAACGCACAGCACAGAAGTGGTTTCAGCGATTCTCTTCGGGAGATGAGTCCATCGAAGACCTGCCGCGTTCTGGACGCCCATTGTTGGTTGATGAGGATGAACTGAAGGACGCTGTCGAGTCTGACTCCAGCCAAACTTGCCAAGAACTTGCAGTGAGGTTTGCTGTGAGTATTGAAACCATCCGCCTGCATCTGCATGCGATTGGGAAAGCGTGGAAGCTAAGTCGGTGGGTTCCGCACAAATTGTCGATCGACAACAAGAAGCAACGGCTTACGATTTGCACATCACTCTTATCACGCCACAATGTTGAGCCTTTTCTTGATCGTTTATTGACATGCGACGAAAAATGGATTGTGTACAACAATACCAAGCGTTGCTACCATTGGTTGTCCCCCGATGACCCCATCCCAAAGACACCCAAGCCCAATCTCCACGAGCGGAAGGTTTTGCTCTGCATTTGGTGGACTACAGCTGGTGTGGTGCATTACGAGCTGCTCCCAACAGGCAAAACCATTACTGGACTGGTCTACTCAGCACAGCTGCAACGAGTTCACGACCTGTTGCTTGTAAAGCAGCCTGCACTGGTGCACAGGAGAGGAGTTCTGCTTCTCCACGACAACGCGAGACCGCACACCGCTAGCGTGACTCAGGACAAGCTCCAAAGCCTTGGTTGGGAGAGTTTGCCTCATCCACCATACTCGCCAGACCTCTCCCCTACTGATTTCCATTTTTTCATTTCCCTGGGAAATCATTTAAAAGGACAGCAGTTCCGAGACCAGGACGCGGTTGAAATGGAGTTGAAAGCTTTTATAGACTCAAAGGACCAAGAATTTTTTAGAAGTGGAATAAATAAGCTTGTTTTACGTTGGGAAAAGGTTTTAGATGCTAATGGTGACTATTTTGATGAATAA